A DNA window from Delphinus delphis chromosome 6, mDelDel1.2, whole genome shotgun sequence contains the following coding sequences:
- the RPL12 gene encoding large ribosomal subunit protein uL11 isoform X1 encodes MPPKFDPNEIKVVYLRCTGGEVGATSALAPKIGPLGLSPKKVGDDIAKATGDWKGLRITVKLTIQNRQAQIEVVPSASALIIKALKEPPRDRKKQKNIKHSGNITFDEIVSIARQMRHRSLARELSGTIKEILGTAQSVGCNVDGRHPHDIIDDINSGAVECPAS; translated from the exons ATGCCGCCTAAGTTCGACCCCAACGAGATCAAAGTCG TGTACCTGAGGTGCACCGGTGGGGAAGTCGGTGCCACGTCTGCCCTGGCCCCCAAGATCGGCCCCCTGGGTCTG tctcCAAAAAAAGTTGGTGATGACATCGCCAAGGCAACTGGTGATTGGAAGGGTCTGAGGATTACAGTGAAACTGACCATTCAGAACCGACAGGCCCAG ATTGAGGTGGTACCTTCTGCCTCTGCCCTGATCATCAAAGCCCTCAAGGAACCGCCAAGAGACcgaaagaagcagaaaaaca TTAAGCACAGTGGAAACATCACTTTTGATGAGATTGTCAGCATTGCCCGGCAGATGCGGCATCGATCTTTAGCTAGAGAACTCTCTG GAACCATTAAAGAGATCCTGGGGACCGCCCAGTCTGTGGGCTGCAATGTTGATGGCCGCCACCCTCACGACATCATAGATGACATCAACAGTGGTGCAGTGGAATGTCCAGCT agttaa
- the RPL12 gene encoding large ribosomal subunit protein uL11 isoform X2: MGGQDRTTCGGFAAPTLRSPKKVGDDIAKATGDWKGLRITVKLTIQNRQAQIEVVPSASALIIKALKEPPRDRKKQKNIKHSGNITFDEIVSIARQMRHRSLARELSGTIKEILGTAQSVGCNVDGRHPHDIIDDINSGAVECPAS, encoded by the exons ATGGGGGGGCAGGACCGGACGACCTGTGGAGGCTTTGCAGCCCCCACCCTTAGG tctcCAAAAAAAGTTGGTGATGACATCGCCAAGGCAACTGGTGATTGGAAGGGTCTGAGGATTACAGTGAAACTGACCATTCAGAACCGACAGGCCCAG ATTGAGGTGGTACCTTCTGCCTCTGCCCTGATCATCAAAGCCCTCAAGGAACCGCCAAGAGACcgaaagaagcagaaaaaca TTAAGCACAGTGGAAACATCACTTTTGATGAGATTGTCAGCATTGCCCGGCAGATGCGGCATCGATCTTTAGCTAGAGAACTCTCTG GAACCATTAAAGAGATCCTGGGGACCGCCCAGTCTGTGGGCTGCAATGTTGATGGCCGCCACCCTCACGACATCATAGATGACATCAACAGTGGTGCAGTGGAATGTCCAGCT agttaa
- the ZNF79 gene encoding zinc finger protein 79, translated as MLEEGEPPSPDPALPQEEGTEEEGMAGGLLTAGPQGSTPFNSVTVAFTQKGWRQLAPTPRDRFKKGMPEKSRNLVLLGLSVSQPGMNSQLEQREGSWMLEREGLRSTCSDWKIVSESPPEQDISEESFQDPSVEMPSGESDHRNSELGKSFNLRPVLSPQQRVPTEVRPHKCETHTESFRKNSDIIKPHRAKPYICNECGKAFSYCSSLSQHQKSHTGEKPYECNECRKAFSQSSSLTQHQRIHTGEKPYKCSECGRAFSQNANLTKHQRTHTGEKPYKCSECEKAFSDCSALVQHQRIHTGEKPYECSDCGKAFRHSANLTNHQRTHTGEKPYKCSECGKAFSYCAAFIQHQRIHTGEKPYKCNACGKAFSQSANLTNHQRTHTGEKPYKCSECGKAFSQSTNLIIHQKTHTGEKPYKCNECGKFFSESSALIRHHIIHTGEKPYECNECGKAFNQSSSLSQHQKIHTGVKPYECSECGKAFRCSSAFVRHQRLHAGE; from the exons GGATCCACACCTTTCAACAGTGTGACTGTAGCTTTTACCCAGAAGGGATGGAGGCAGTTGGCCCCTACTCCGAGGGACAGGTTCAAGAAAGGGATGCCAGAAAAGTCCAGAAACCTGGTCCTACTGG GACTTTCAGTCTCCCAGCCTGGTATGAACTCCCAGTTGGAACAAAGGGAAGGTTCATGGATGCTAGAGAGAGAAGGCCTAAGGAGTACCTGTTCAG ATTGGAAGATTGTATCTGAATCACCACCTGAACAAGACATTTCTGAAGAATCATTCCAAGACCCAAGTGTAGAGATGCCCTCTGGGGAGTCAGATCACAGGAACAGTGAACTGGGGAAGAGCTTCAATCTGAGACCAGTTCTTTCTCCACAGCAGAGAGTTCCTACAGAAGTGAGACCCCATAAATGTGAAACACACACAGAGAGCTTCAGGAAGAATTCAGATATAATTAAACCTCACAGAGCGAAGCCGTACATATGTAATGAATGTGGCAAAGCCTTCAGTTACTGTTCTTCCCTTTCTCAGCACCAGAAGAGccacactggggagaagccaTATGAGTGCAATGAATGCAGGAAGGCCTTCAGCCAGAGCTCATCTCTTACTCAGCACCAGAGGATTCACACCggagagaaaccttataaatgcagtgaatgtggaaGAGCCTTCAGCCAGAATGCAAACCTTACAAAACACCAGCGAACTCATACCGGAGAAAAGCCTTACAAATGTAGTGAGTGTGAGAAAGCCTTCAGTGACTGTTCAGCCCTTGTTcagcatcagagaattcacactggagagaagccttATGAATGCAGTGACTGTGGGAAGGCCTTCCGCCACAGTGCAAATCTTACAAACCACCAGCGGACTCATACAGGGGAGAAGCCCTACAAGTGCAgcgaatgtgggaaagccttcagctACTGTGCGGCATTTATTCAGCACCAGAGAATCCATACAGGGGAGAAACCCTACAAATGTAATGcatgtgggaaggccttcagccAGAGTGCAAACCTCACAAACCACCAGAGgactcacactggagagaaaccctacaaGTGCAGTGAGTGCGGGAAGGCCTTCAGCCAAAGCACAAACCTTATAATCCACCAAAAgacccacactggggagaagccttataaatgtaatgaatgtgggaaattctTCAGTGAGAGCTCAGCCCTTATTCGACATCATATAATTCACacaggagaaaaaccctatgagtGCAATGAGTGTGGAAAGGCATTTAACCAGAGCTCATCCCTTAGTCAGCATCAGAAAATTCACACTGGTGTGAAACCTTATGAATGTAGTgagtgtgggaaggccttcaggTGTAGTTCAGCTTTCGTTAGACATCAGAGACTCCATGCTGGAGAGTAA